The nucleotide sequence TTGATGGTAAGCTTCTTGAATTCAAGAAGATTAATCTTGAAAGAAATAATACTGTAGTAGCTAAGGTTAAAACCGTTGTTCCATTATTAGAAGATGAAAGAAATTTATTAAAGGATAAACTTCAACGAAAATATTCTAAGAAAATTATTTTGAGAGAAGAAATTGATGAGGGTATAATTGGTGGAGTTTATGTTCAAGTAGATAATGAAGTAATAGATGGAACAGTAAAATCAAAAATTCAGGAAATGAAAAAATTAATGCTTAAATGAGGATAGAGGTGAGCCTATGAACATAAAACCTGAAGAAATAACTTCAATCATAAAAGAAGAAATACAAAAATATGAGAAGAAAATAGAAACTGTTGATTCAGGTACAATAATAGAAATTGGCGATGGTATAGCCAGAGTTTATGGTTTAAATAACTGTATGGCTGGAGAACTTTTAGAGTTCCCAAATGATGTTTTTGGTATGGCTCTAAATCTCGAACAAGATAATGTAGGTTGCGTTATATTAGGTTCAGAAGAGGGCATAAAAGAAGGCGATATAGTTAAAAGAACTGGAAAAGTTGTTGAAGTTCCAGTAGGAGATGAAATTATAGGTAGAGTTGTAAACTCACTTGGAGAGCCTATAGATGGCAAGGGACCAATTAAAGCTGATGAAACAAGACCAGTTGAGATAAAGGCTCCTGGTGTTATTGAAAGACAGTCAGTTAAACAGCCATTACAGACAGGTTTAAAGTCAATAGATTCGATGATACCAATTGGAAGAGGGCAAAGAGAATTAATAATAGGAGATAGACAGACGGGTAAAACGGCCATAGCTATAGATACTATTATTAACCAGAAGGGAAAAGATGTAATTTGTATATATGTTGCTATAGCTCAAAAACAATCTACTGTAGCAAACATAGTAAATAATCTTACAGAAGCTGGTGCTATGGATTATACGATAGTTGTGTCATCTTCTGCATCCGAGACAGCACCACTTCAATATATAGCCCCATATTCTGGATGTACTATGGGCGAATATTTTATGCATAAAGGAAAAGATGTACTTATTATATATGATGATTTGTCTAAGCATGCTGTTGCTTATAGAACAATGTCATTATTACTCCGTAGACCACCAGGAAGAGAAGCTTATCCTGGAGATGTTTTTTACTTGCATTCAAGACTTCTTGAAAGAGCAGCAAAACTTTCAGATGAATTAGGTGGAGGATCACTTACAGCCCTTCCTATAATAGAAACTCTTGCAGGAGATGTAACTGCATATATTCCAACAAATGTTATTTCAATAACAGATGGTCAAATATTCCTTGAATCTGAGTTATTTAATGCCGGTCAAAGACCTGCAGTTAATGCTGGTATATCTGTATCCAGAGTTGGTGGTAATGCGCAAATTAAAGCTATGAAGCAAGTTTCAGGAACATTAAGACTTGATCTTGCTCAATATAGAGAACTTGCTTCATTTTCACAATTTGGATCAGATCTTGATAAAGAATCATTAAGAAGGCTTGAAAAAGGTAAAAGGCTTACAGAAATATTGAAACAAAAACAATATTCACCAATGTCTGTTGAAAAACAAGTAATAATATTGTTTGCTGGTGTAAATAATTATCTTAATGATGTACCTGTAGAGAGAATTAAGGAGTTCGAAGAAGAATTCTTAGAATATGTTGATACTCATCATAAAGACATACCAGATGAAATAATTGAAAAAAAGGTTTTATCGGATGAGTTGACTAAAAAACTCGTAAATGTAATAAGTGAATTCAAAAAAATATTTTTAGCAGAGGCTTAAGCTTAAGGCTTCTGCGGGAGGTGAAATATGGCCGGAGGAGGACTTGTTGCAATAAAGAGAAGAATAAGGTCCATATCTAGTACTCAAAAAATAACAAAAGCCATGGGACTTATTGCCACCTCTAAACTCAGAAAAGTCAGAAAAAAACTAGAGGTAAATCAGAAATATTATGATGCTTTTAACCATATAGTGAATGATCTTGTAAAAAATATTGAAGATCGTAATATTTATGTTCACGGTAATGGAAGCAAAAAGAAGCTTTATATCACATTAAATTCTGATTCAGGACTTTGTGGCGGGTTTAATGCTAATATAGTTAACACAGCTGCCCCTATTATTTTAGAGGATAAAGAGAACAATCTTCTTATTTCGGTTGGACAAAAGGGAAGAATGTATTTCAACAGGATGAAGTGTGAAACTATATCAGAGTATGTAGATATACCAGATATTCCTACTTTAAAGGAATCTAGTAC is from Clostridium fermenticellae and encodes:
- a CDS encoding F0F1 ATP synthase subunit delta — its product is MHEYLDRRYALALYKVAEEKGQVNEYLQELEDVVAAIHANEDFSKLMKHPQVSTSNKKKLFEAAFKGKVSNDVLSFLLLLIEKGRISELDGKLLEFKKINLERNNTVVAKVKTVVPLLEDERNLLKDKLQRKYSKKIILREEIDEGIIGGVYVQVDNEVIDGTVKSKIQEMKKLMLK
- the atpG gene encoding ATP synthase F1 subunit gamma, coding for MAGGGLVAIKRRIRSISSTQKITKAMGLIATSKLRKVRKKLEVNQKYYDAFNHIVNDLVKNIEDRNIYVHGNGSKKKLYITLNSDSGLCGGFNANIVNTAAPIILEDKENNLLISVGQKGRMYFNRMKCETISEYVDIPDIPTLKESSTITYKILDMYRKGEVGEVYIIYTKFHSTVKQDITVEKILPLENKDEESPNHFVKFEPSINQMIEDVIVMHLKQQILNFMFNSKVSEQGSRMSAMDGATKNSNDLLDKLNLKYNRERQGAITQEITEIVSGAEALK
- the atpA gene encoding F0F1 ATP synthase subunit alpha, with amino-acid sequence MNIKPEEITSIIKEEIQKYEKKIETVDSGTIIEIGDGIARVYGLNNCMAGELLEFPNDVFGMALNLEQDNVGCVILGSEEGIKEGDIVKRTGKVVEVPVGDEIIGRVVNSLGEPIDGKGPIKADETRPVEIKAPGVIERQSVKQPLQTGLKSIDSMIPIGRGQRELIIGDRQTGKTAIAIDTIINQKGKDVICIYVAIAQKQSTVANIVNNLTEAGAMDYTIVVSSSASETAPLQYIAPYSGCTMGEYFMHKGKDVLIIYDDLSKHAVAYRTMSLLLRRPPGREAYPGDVFYLHSRLLERAAKLSDELGGGSLTALPIIETLAGDVTAYIPTNVISITDGQIFLESELFNAGQRPAVNAGISVSRVGGNAQIKAMKQVSGTLRLDLAQYRELASFSQFGSDLDKESLRRLEKGKRLTEILKQKQYSPMSVEKQVIILFAGVNNYLNDVPVERIKEFEEEFLEYVDTHHKDIPDEIIEKKVLSDELTKKLVNVISEFKKIFLAEA